Proteins encoded by one window of Clostridium perfringens:
- a CDS encoding NPCBM/NEW2 domain-containing protein, whose protein sequence is MKKKISKILIASMIMSNASPILNVYASEVIKEKISSIEESVINQASINQFNLNSYENFDAYNQKYKVQRNEIVSITNNGGQYSTSSIDKAIDGDLATHWETGRENSSDFTNEVVVEFNELESIDRIAYATRQDGARGKGYPTEFDIYASQTGNDNDFKLVSQGTSKSTGSLMEFKFDTVQAKKLKFVFKSADRDWASASEFWFYKEDKIMDKVNSIFTNEGKNKVNPEFDTIEKLDAFENEIKDHPFYEKFKEIIENAKLVLQGNNVVYKDALVSKFKDFNDESLKKYNELFKINTSSITTNGGSYAENTIERAIDGDVNTKWHSGKQNSSDFTNEVIITLDKLETLDRVVYTNLNMRGFAEAFDIYTSKTTSGDTFEKVTSGNSEVTKGSVEIKFNPTEARRVKFVFKKGYENWALASEFTFYKEDQLRDKMSRLFTDSTMSQVSEEFNTLEKIEKLESEAKKHPFYNDYKEEIENVKLIIENKEVQYTDAKVSDFLNPDNKLLKAYDAIYKLDKSKIKSIKTNGGQYASESIDKAIDGDFNTKWHSGKQNTENFTNEVEIELEELTTLDRIVYTAPRGSNRGFAEAFDIYASRTTKGDNYQKVTSGNANITQNSVEIKFNPTEFKRIKFVFKKGYENWACASEFGLYKEDKTSDKVDKLFTNGLMNELSEDFNTEEKLASLEEEVKNHPLVNLYKEKLELAKEVLAGNTGSTVFELQSRGNSIKESQKRKVWNFQDWQPTGYAVKSGQVITVYVDVEDGKPTPKLVFKQMDSQHNGDVTISLSKGKNVITIPEKPTNELRPGTAKAGVLYTSNPYTSEEQGRKPKIRIEGAINYPNYIKGIDNDEEVMNDLEEYVDLLKKDPQLPDVFDVFSDKTLVNVTATYALNWYKNNNKLPSETANKSDEVIKETMKYWGFDESSEVNSDFNFRYISMLKWLDNGGFMNAGNGITGFNKAEQGGALGVDTGWGFMHEMGHNFDTNNRTIVEVTNNMLPLHFERIKGVPSNITRQNLWERNILPKVALDDYSNNEYYPESDKSLLSHVAPLWQLQLYDKTFWPRFEQEFRSRDIGGGSWENKHNAWVMAASDVFKLDLSEHFERHGMDVWKETKEYTSKYPKPSNKLWYANDKMYLNKGGVFTENLKFEAEAKIVNGNDVSISFDIDNENKNNVIGYEISRDGKTIGFTSTNNFVDHGANIDENHEYSIVAYDNEINPSKPYNFKLHAPSISAQQKVLIALNEEFNPLDYVKAYNYEGNDISNKIEVIKNTFDNTKKGEYEVVYKVTDEEETKEKTLKVEVVSAYDYLSDEEWESVETQWGTPRRNTNIKGRVNGEIKTFEKGIGIHANGKVVYDLSGKDYDRFEALLGVDQTIGANDNSSISFKVIADGETLETTKVLRYNDNMVEISVPVKGVNKLEIQVSDSGNGNTSDHGIIVNPKLSTNNVKPTIKTEDTVINVKDNFNILDGVTANDVEDGDLTSSIKVKSSDFEANRGGIYTVVYEVTDKDGNTVTKERKIYTITTAESLSDKEWKSASSGWRDVKKDLSVEDNRITLLGENGQEVEYDKGLGTHANSEIVYDLSGKNYGMFETYVGVDREMRNSNEPSVIFEVYVDGKKVFDSGVMNVNTERKHVLIPIAGASELKLVAKDGGNGNAGDHADWADAKVYTTSDKPILTGEEVALNIGDLFNPLQGMVANDPEDGDITKNIKVINNNVNTKRGGNYIVSYEVTDSHGNKTTLDRKVSVVNAYDYISDKNWKSANSGWRSVQKDRSVENNTITLLGEDGQEVEYKKGIGTHATSTIVYDLSEGNYKFFEAYVGVDREMRNSDVSSLSFEVYVDGKKVFDSGVMNSETTRKHVLIPIVGVSELKLVAKDGGNGNGGDHADWADAKLLYADSKDFTALEKIVEEARGLDGNLYTEESFNKLQVALEKANKVLENPNPEQEVIDSTIIELREAMDNLEAAIDLTEEVNIPDNELKRAIKDQLNLSRDVITRGDMNKLTSLSAVGYGIANLEGLQYAVNIEELNLDCNEIRDISKIKDLKKLNNVSIKEQYIVIRSPEEVEGKYVINESFVGKDGERLSPKEINIRRNTGGQSIDISNVDVESSLNNGNLELDTKLFKEGFSGIAAVYEDLDGKYVATLSTIVSR, encoded by the coding sequence ATGAAGAAAAAAATATCTAAAATTCTTATTGCATCAATGATAATGTCAAATGCAAGTCCTATTTTGAATGTTTATGCTAGTGAGGTAATAAAGGAAAAGATAAGTTCTATAGAAGAAAGCGTAATAAATCAAGCATCTATAAATCAATTCAATTTAAATAGCTACGAGAATTTTGATGCATATAATCAAAAGTACAAAGTACAGAGAAATGAAATAGTTTCAATAACAAATAATGGGGGACAATATTCAACAAGTTCTATAGACAAAGCTATAGATGGTGACTTGGCTACTCACTGGGAAACAGGAAGAGAAAATAGTTCTGATTTCACAAATGAAGTTGTAGTAGAATTTAATGAGTTAGAATCAATAGATAGAATAGCATATGCAACAAGACAAGATGGAGCAAGAGGAAAGGGATATCCAACAGAGTTTGATATATATGCTTCACAAACTGGAAATGATAATGACTTTAAATTAGTTTCTCAAGGGACAAGTAAGTCAACAGGAAGTCTTATGGAGTTTAAGTTTGATACAGTACAAGCTAAAAAACTTAAATTCGTATTTAAATCAGCTGATAGAGATTGGGCAAGTGCTTCAGAGTTTTGGTTTTATAAGGAAGATAAAATCATGGATAAGGTGAACTCCATATTCACAAATGAAGGAAAAAATAAGGTGAATCCAGAGTTTGACACTATAGAAAAATTAGATGCTTTTGAAAATGAGATTAAAGATCATCCATTTTATGAAAAGTTTAAAGAAATAATAGAAAATGCTAAGTTAGTTTTACAAGGAAACAATGTAGTTTACAAGGATGCCTTAGTAAGTAAATTTAAAGATTTTAATGATGAATCATTAAAAAAATATAATGAACTATTTAAGATAAATACATCATCAATAACAACTAATGGAGGAAGTTATGCAGAAAATACAATAGAGAGAGCTATTGATGGAGATGTTAATACAAAATGGCATTCTGGAAAGCAAAATAGTTCAGATTTTACAAATGAGGTAATAATTACTTTAGATAAATTAGAGACTTTAGATAGAGTAGTTTACACAAACTTAAATATGAGAGGATTTGCTGAGGCCTTTGATATATATACATCAAAGACAACTTCTGGAGATACCTTTGAAAAAGTTACTTCAGGAAACAGTGAAGTAACAAAAGGTTCAGTAGAAATTAAGTTTAATCCAACAGAGGCAAGAAGAGTTAAATTTGTATTTAAAAAAGGATATGAAAATTGGGCTTTAGCATCAGAATTTACTTTCTATAAAGAAGATCAGTTAAGAGATAAAATGAGTAGATTATTCACAGATAGCACTATGAGTCAAGTATCTGAAGAATTTAATACTTTAGAAAAAATAGAAAAGTTAGAATCAGAAGCTAAGAAGCATCCTTTTTATAATGATTATAAAGAAGAGATAGAGAATGTTAAGTTAATTATTGAAAATAAAGAGGTTCAATATACTGATGCTAAAGTATCTGACTTTTTAAATCCAGATAATAAATTACTTAAAGCTTATGATGCTATCTATAAGTTAGATAAGAGCAAAATAAAATCAATAAAAACTAATGGTGGACAATATGCATCAGAATCTATAGATAAAGCTATAGACGGAGATTTCAATACAAAATGGCATTCAGGAAAGCAAAATACAGAAAACTTTACAAATGAAGTTGAAATAGAATTAGAAGAATTAACTACATTAGATAGAATAGTATATACAGCACCTCGTGGTTCAAATAGAGGTTTTGCTGAAGCTTTTGATATTTATGCATCAAGAACAACTAAGGGAGATAATTATCAAAAGGTAACTAGTGGCAATGCTAATATAACTCAAAATTCTGTAGAAATAAAATTTAATCCAACAGAATTTAAGAGAATTAAATTTGTATTCAAAAAAGGTTATGAAAACTGGGCTTGTGCTAGTGAATTTGGATTATATAAAGAAGATAAAACATCAGATAAAGTTGATAAACTATTTACAAATGGATTAATGAATGAATTATCAGAAGACTTTAATACAGAAGAAAAATTAGCTTCATTAGAGGAAGAGGTAAAAAATCATCCCTTAGTAAATTTATATAAGGAAAAATTAGAACTTGCTAAAGAAGTATTAGCAGGAAATACAGGATCTACTGTATTTGAATTACAAAGTAGAGGAAACTCAATTAAAGAATCTCAAAAAAGAAAGGTTTGGAATTTCCAAGACTGGCAACCAACTGGCTATGCAGTAAAATCTGGACAAGTAATAACTGTTTATGTTGATGTGGAAGATGGAAAGCCAACACCAAAATTAGTATTTAAACAAATGGATAGTCAGCATAACGGAGATGTTACTATAAGTTTAAGCAAAGGTAAAAATGTAATAACTATACCAGAAAAACCTACAAATGAGTTAAGACCAGGAACAGCTAAGGCAGGTGTACTTTATACAAGTAACCCATACACTTCAGAAGAACAAGGAAGAAAGCCTAAAATAAGAATAGAGGGTGCTATAAACTATCCAAACTATATAAAAGGCATTGATAATGATGAAGAAGTTATGAATGATCTTGAAGAATATGTTGATTTATTAAAAAAGGATCCTCAATTACCAGATGTATTTGATGTATTTAGTGATAAAACATTAGTTAACGTAACTGCAACCTATGCTTTAAATTGGTATAAAAATAATAATAAATTACCAAGTGAAACTGCAAATAAAAGTGATGAAGTAATTAAAGAAACTATGAAATATTGGGGATTTGATGAATCTAGTGAGGTTAACTCTGACTTTAACTTTAGATATATAAGTATGCTTAAATGGTTAGACAATGGAGGCTTTATGAATGCTGGAAATGGAATAACAGGATTTAATAAAGCAGAGCAAGGTGGAGCGTTAGGCGTAGATACTGGTTGGGGATTTATGCATGAAATGGGTCATAATTTTGACACTAATAATAGAACTATAGTAGAGGTAACTAATAATATGCTTCCACTTCATTTTGAGAGAATTAAAGGTGTACCATCTAATATAACTAGACAAAATTTATGGGAAAGAAACATATTACCAAAGGTGGCTTTAGATGATTATTCTAATAATGAATATTATCCAGAAAGTGATAAATCTTTATTATCTCATGTAGCCCCTTTATGGCAATTACAGTTATATGATAAAACTTTCTGGCCAAGATTTGAACAAGAATTTAGAAGTAGAGATATAGGTGGTGGAAGTTGGGAAAATAAACACAATGCATGGGTTATGGCTGCATCAGATGTGTTTAAGTTAGACTTATCAGAGCATTTTGAAAGACATGGAATGGATGTATGGAAAGAGACTAAGGAATATACATCTAAATATCCTAAACCATCTAATAAATTATGGTACGCAAATGATAAAATGTACTTAAATAAAGGTGGAGTATTTACAGAAAATCTTAAGTTCGAGGCAGAAGCAAAAATAGTAAACGGAAATGATGTATCAATTTCTTTTGATATAGATAATGAAAATAAAAACAATGTTATAGGATATGAAATATCTAGGGATGGCAAAACAATAGGATTTACATCAACAAATAATTTTGTTGATCACGGAGCTAATATAGATGAAAACCATGAATACAGTATAGTTGCTTATGACAATGAAATAAATCCTAGTAAGCCTTATAATTTTAAATTACATGCTCCAAGTATTAGTGCACAACAAAAGGTTTTAATAGCGCTTAATGAAGAGTTTAACCCATTGGATTACGTAAAAGCTTATAATTACGAAGGAAATGATATAAGCAATAAAATTGAAGTAATTAAGAATACTTTTGATAACACTAAGAAAGGTGAATATGAAGTTGTTTATAAAGTCACTGATGAAGAGGAAACTAAAGAAAAAACTCTTAAAGTTGAAGTAGTTAGTGCTTATGACTATTTATCAGATGAAGAGTGGGAATCAGTAGAAACTCAATGGGGAACTCCAAGAAGAAATACAAATATAAAAGGTAGAGTAAATGGAGAAATTAAAACCTTTGAGAAGGGCATAGGAATACATGCTAATGGAAAAGTTGTATATGATTTATCAGGAAAAGATTATGACAGATTTGAGGCTTTATTAGGTGTTGATCAAACAATAGGAGCTAACGATAATTCAAGTATTTCTTTTAAGGTTATAGCAGATGGAGAGACTTTAGAAACAACTAAGGTTTTAAGATATAACGATAATATGGTAGAAATAAGTGTACCAGTTAAGGGCGTTAATAAGTTAGAAATACAAGTTAGTGATAGTGGAAATGGAAATACATCAGACCACGGTATAATAGTAAACCCTAAGTTATCAACTAATAATGTAAAGCCTACAATAAAAACTGAAGATACAGTAATAAATGTTAAGGATAATTTTAATATATTAGATGGTGTTACTGCTAATGATGTAGAAGATGGTGATTTAACATCAAGCATAAAAGTAAAATCAAGTGATTTTGAAGCAAATAGAGGTGGAATATACACTGTAGTATATGAAGTTACAGATAAAGACGGAAACACAGTTACTAAGGAAAGAAAAATATACACAATAACTACAGCTGAAAGTTTAAGTGATAAGGAATGGAAATCAGCATCATCTGGATGGAGAGATGTAAAAAAAGACTTAAGTGTTGAAGATAATAGAATAACTTTACTTGGTGAAAATGGACAAGAAGTAGAATATGATAAAGGTCTTGGAACTCATGCAAACTCAGAGATAGTTTATGATCTATCAGGTAAAAATTATGGAATGTTTGAAACTTATGTTGGTGTAGATAGAGAAATGAGAAACTCTAATGAGCCATCAGTAATCTTTGAAGTTTACGTTGATGGAAAAAAAGTATTTGATAGCGGTGTTATGAATGTAAACACTGAAAGAAAGCATGTTTTAATTCCAATAGCAGGAGCAAGTGAGCTTAAATTAGTCGCTAAAGATGGTGGAAATGGAAATGCCGGAGATCATGCAGACTGGGCAGATGCAAAAGTTTATACTACAAGCGATAAACCAATATTAACTGGGGAAGAGGTAGCCTTAAATATAGGTGATTTATTTAACCCATTACAAGGAATGGTTGCTAATGATCCTGAAGATGGAGACATAACAAAGAATATAAAAGTTATAAATAATAATGTAAATACAAAAAGAGGAGGTAACTATATAGTATCCTATGAAGTTACTGATTCTCATGGAAATAAAACTACACTAGATAGAAAAGTATCAGTTGTTAATGCTTATGATTATATAAGTGATAAGAACTGGAAATCAGCTAATTCAGGTTGGAGAAGTGTACAAAAAGATAGAAGTGTTGAAAATAATACCATAACTTTACTTGGTGAAGATGGACAAGAAGTGGAGTATAAGAAGGGTATTGGAACTCATGCAACTTCAACAATAGTATATGATTTATCTGAGGGAAATTATAAGTTCTTTGAAGCATATGTTGGTGTAGATAGAGAGATGAGAAATTCTGATGTATCATCTTTAAGCTTTGAAGTTTATGTTGATGGAAAAAAAGTATTTGATAGTGGGGTTATGAATTCAGAGACTACAAGAAAGCATGTTTTAATTCCAATAGTTGGAGTAAGTGAACTTAAATTAGTAGCTAAAGATGGTGGCAATGGAAATGGAGGAGATCATGCAGACTGGGCAGATGCTAAGTTATTATATGCAGACTCTAAGGATTTTACTGCTTTAGAAAAAATAGTTGAGGAAGCAAGAGGATTAGATGGAAATCTATATACTGAAGAAAGCTTTAATAAATTACAAGTTGCTCTAGAAAAGGCTAACAAAGTATTAGAAAACCCTAATCCAGAACAAGAAGTAATAGACTCTACTATTATAGAGCTTAGAGAGGCTATGGATAATTTAGAGGCAGCTATTGATTTAACAGAGGAAGTTAATATACCAGATAATGAATTAAAAAGGGCTATAAAAGATCAATTAAATCTATCAAGGGATGTAATAACAAGAGGCGATATGAATAAGTTAACAAGCTTATCAGCAGTTGGATATGGAATAGCAAACTTAGAAGGTTTACAATATGCTGTAAATATAGAAGAATTAAATCTTGACTGCAATGAAATAAGAGACATATCTAAAATAAAAGATTTAAAGAAGCTTAACAATGTAAGCATAAAAGAACAATATATAGTTATAAGATCACCAGAAGAAGTTGAAGGAAAATATGTTATAAATGAATCCTTTGTAGGAAAAGATGGAGAAAGATTATCACCTAAAGAAATAAATATAAGAAGAAATACAGGTGGACAAAGTATTGACATATCAAATGTTGATGTTGAAAGTTCTTTAAATAATGGAAATTTAGAACTAGATACTAAGCTTTTTAAAGAAGGTTTTAGTGGTATAGCAGCAGTGTATGAGGATTTAGATGGAAAATATGTAGCAACTCTTTCAACTATAGTAAGTAGATAA
- a CDS encoding DUF3784 domain-containing protein has protein sequence MKPADLTGILVLAFLGGGILTFLGVIIKYFNCGDILNGFYEKKHDKEKVSRIVGMDFLIIGLSVIIIALISIFIDKKYYNAIMITQGIIIVLGLIKALYDQFFKCGKN, from the coding sequence ATGAAACCAGCAGATTTAACAGGAATTCTAGTACTTGCTTTTTTAGGGGGAGGAATATTAACCTTTTTAGGGGTAATAATTAAATATTTTAATTGTGGAGATATACTAAACGGCTTTTATGAAAAGAAGCATGATAAAGAGAAAGTATCTAGAATTGTTGGAATGGATTTTTTGATAATTGGATTAAGTGTAATAATAATTGCTCTTATTAGTATATTTATAGATAAGAAATATTATAATGCTATAATGATAACCCAAGGAATTATTATTGTTTTGGGATTAATAAAAGCTTTATATGATCAATTCTTTAAATGTGGTAAAAATTAA
- the nagE gene encoding N-acetylglucosamine-specific PTS transporter subunit IIBC, with translation MMKYFQKLGKSLMLPVAALPVAGILMGIGYWLDPSGWGANSVVSAFLLTSGGAIIDNMAILFAIGVAVGMSDDNDGAAGLAGLVSWLMITTLLSSAVVAMMQGVDVEAVNPAFGKIQNQFIGIVAGLIGAGCYNRFKNTKLPDFLGFFSGRRCVAIVTALASIVASLVLYFVYPVIYSALVSFGESIIAMGPIGAGVYGFFNRLLIPLGLHHALNSVFWFDVAGINDIGNFWAGTGTLGQTGMYMSGFFPVMMFGLPAAAFAMYRCAKTNKKKAAAGILLAAALSSFVTGVTEPLEFAFMFLAPALYVAHALLTGISMAVVAALPVRAGFNFSAGLVDWILSFASPMALNPLYLLGIGLVFGVIYYLVFVVMIKKFDLKTPGREDDEDDDSNAVLANNNYTEVAKIILEGLGGPSNITSIDNCITRLRLEVKDSTLVNEKKIKSSGVSGVIRPGKTSVQVIVGTQVQFVADEFKKLCKSKNYV, from the coding sequence ATGATGAAATATTTTCAGAAATTAGGTAAATCTTTAATGCTACCAGTTGCTGCACTTCCAGTAGCAGGTATATTAATGGGAATTGGATATTGGCTAGACCCATCTGGATGGGGTGCTAATAGTGTAGTATCAGCATTCTTATTAACATCTGGTGGAGCTATTATAGATAACATGGCAATCTTATTTGCTATTGGGGTAGCTGTTGGTATGTCAGATGATAATGATGGAGCAGCAGGTTTAGCAGGTTTAGTATCATGGCTTATGATAACTACATTATTATCTAGTGCAGTTGTTGCAATGATGCAAGGAGTAGATGTTGAAGCTGTTAACCCAGCTTTTGGAAAGATACAAAACCAATTTATAGGTATCGTAGCCGGTTTAATAGGAGCTGGTTGTTATAATAGGTTTAAAAATACTAAATTACCAGATTTCTTAGGATTCTTTAGTGGAAGAAGATGTGTTGCTATAGTAACAGCACTTGCTTCAATAGTAGCTTCTTTAGTTTTATACTTTGTATATCCTGTAATATATAGCGCATTAGTTTCATTTGGTGAATCAATAATAGCTATGGGACCAATAGGAGCTGGTGTTTATGGATTCTTCAATAGATTATTAATACCACTTGGTTTACACCATGCTTTAAACTCAGTATTCTGGTTTGACGTTGCTGGTATAAATGATATAGGAAACTTCTGGGCTGGAACAGGTACTTTAGGACAAACTGGTATGTATATGTCAGGTTTCTTTCCAGTAATGATGTTTGGTTTACCTGCTGCTGCTTTTGCAATGTATCGTTGTGCAAAAACTAATAAAAAGAAGGCTGCTGCTGGTATATTATTAGCTGCTGCTTTATCATCATTCGTTACAGGAGTAACTGAACCATTAGAATTTGCATTCATGTTCTTAGCACCTGCTTTATATGTAGCTCATGCTTTATTAACAGGAATATCTATGGCAGTTGTTGCTGCTTTACCAGTAAGAGCAGGATTTAACTTTAGTGCTGGCTTAGTAGACTGGATATTAAGTTTTGCATCACCAATGGCATTAAACCCATTATACTTATTAGGTATAGGTTTAGTATTTGGAGTTATATACTACTTAGTATTCGTAGTTATGATAAAGAAATTTGACTTAAAGACTCCAGGTAGAGAAGATGATGAGGATGATGATTCAAATGCAGTTTTAGCAAATAATAACTACACTGAAGTTGCAAAAATCATCTTAGAAGGACTAGGTGGACCTTCTAATATTACTTCAATTGATAACTGTATAACTAGATTAAGATTAGAAGTAAAAGACAGCACACTAGTTAATGAGAAAAAGATAAAATCATCTGGTGTTTCAGGAGTTATAAGACCTGGAAAAACAAGTGTTCAAGTTATAGTTGGAACACAAGTACAATTCGTAGCTGACGAGTTTAAGAAACTTTGTAAGTCTAAAAATTACGTATAA
- a CDS encoding DUF4318 domain-containing protein produces the protein MKLFRKTFVVELKDSLQYPSANTICDTILKQESNVEFISKEKPVIFKLDNVIYEVEITMARGGYELACKEIK, from the coding sequence ATGAAACTTTTTAGGAAAACCTTTGTTGTTGAGCTAAAGGATTCATTACAGTACCCTTCAGCTAATACCATATGCGATACGATTTTAAAGCAAGAAAGTAATGTTGAATTTATAAGTAAAGAAAAACCTGTAATCTTTAAATTAGACAATGTGATCTATGAAGTAGAAATTACAATGGCTCGTGGTGGTTATGAATTAGCTTGTAAAGAGATTAAATAG
- a CDS encoding manganese catalase family protein codes for MWYYVKTLEYPINLKCNDLRMAKFLISQYGGPDGELSAALRYLNQRYTMPTNKAKGLLTDIGTEEMAHVEMIATMIYQLMDNASLEDLKKAGLAGHYTDHGKALYYADAQGNPWTATYIQAKGDVIADLHEDMAAEQKARATYEWLINLTDDQDIKEILRFLREREIVHFQRFGEALMDVQDKMKCKK; via the coding sequence ATGTGGTATTATGTAAAAACTTTAGAATATCCAATAAACTTAAAGTGTAACGATCTTAGAATGGCAAAGTTTTTAATATCTCAATATGGTGGACCAGATGGAGAGTTAAGTGCAGCACTTAGATATTTAAATCAAAGATATACAATGCCAACTAATAAAGCAAAGGGATTATTAACTGATATAGGAACAGAAGAAATGGCTCACGTAGAAATGATTGCAACTATGATTTATCAATTAATGGATAATGCTTCCCTTGAAGATTTAAAGAAAGCAGGACTAGCTGGTCATTATACAGATCATGGAAAGGCATTATATTATGCAGATGCTCAAGGAAATCCATGGACAGCAACTTATATTCAAGCAAAGGGTGATGTTATAGCTGATTTACATGAAGATATGGCAGCTGAGCAAAAGGCTAGAGCAACTTACGAATGGCTTATAAACTTAACTGATGATCAAGATATAAAGGAAATCTTACGATTCTTAAGAGAAAGAGAAATTGTTCACTTCCAAAGATTTGGTGAAGCATTAATGGATGTTCAAGACAAAATGAAATGTAAAAAATAA
- a CDS encoding spore coat protein CotJB, translating into MKALELLDDIQKLQFYAVELNLYLDNFPENRKATEDYKEISSKLSELIERFECEYGPIRNFGDAYVENPVAWIEQPWPWEIKC; encoded by the coding sequence ATGAAAGCACTAGAATTATTAGATGATATACAAAAGTTACAATTTTATGCAGTGGAATTAAATCTTTATCTTGATAATTTCCCAGAAAACAGAAAAGCTACTGAGGACTATAAAGAAATATCTTCAAAATTAAGCGAATTAATAGAAAGATTTGAATGTGAATATGGACCTATAAGAAATTTTGGAGATGCTTATGTAGAAAACCCAGTTGCATGGATTGAACAACCTTGGCCTTGGGAAATTAAATGTTAG
- a CDS encoding spore coat associated protein CotJA, whose amino-acid sequence MYDCTDDKFKLEYARAYILPQKYENLYSICKGFWKGTIFKDLYRPYKEKKEC is encoded by the coding sequence ATGTATGATTGTACTGATGACAAATTTAAATTAGAGTATGCACGTGCATATATATTACCTCAGAAATATGAAAACTTATATTCAATCTGTAAAGGTTTCTGGAAGGGAACAATCTTTAAAGACTTATACAGACCATATAAAGAAAAGAAAGAATGTTAA